The nucleotide sequence TGCACACCGCAGTATCGGCTATGCCCGTACTGATGAAACAGGCTATACTACCCGTGTAGGTTTGGAAGGTGCTTATGCCAGCTATTTGTTAGGAACCAAAGGTCGACGCGTAGAACAAAAAATAGCACAAGGACAATGGAAACTTGCCAGTGGTTTTAATATCATCGAACCTAAGGACGGCTACGACGTAGTGTCTACCATCAATATTAATATCCAAGATATCGCTCACCACGCTTTGCTTACACAACTTAAAAAATACAAAGCTCAGCACGGTTGTGTGATAGTAATGGAGGTGAATACAGGTGAAATAAAAGCTATTTCTAACTTAGAGCTGAATACTAGAAACGATACGTATTCTGAGCGTTATAACTTTGCTATTGGTGAAGCACACGAACCTGGTTCAGTCTTCAAACTAATGACGGTAGTAGCCGCTATGGAAGCCCGCAATATCGATACGACTTATGTAGTAGATATCAAGGAAGGAAAACAACAGTATTACGATAAGACTTTTCAAGACTCTCAGCATAGGTTTACAGGAAATATAAGTCTAAACAAAGCTTTTTCGGTCTCTTCTAATGTCGGAATGACTGAACTCGTGCATAGCCTTTTTTCAAAATCTCCTTCTGATTTTACTACCAAGCTCATTCAAATGAACCTAAATCAACCCTTAGACTTACCTATTTTAGGCGAAGGTATTCCCTATATCCCTACACCTCGCGACAAAATATGGAGTGGGGTAACGCTTGAGTCAATGGCAATAGGTTATTCCGTAAAACTTACTCCTTTGCAAAGCTTAGCTTTTTATAATGCAATTGCCAACGGAGGAGTAATGGTCAAACCTCGAATGATAAAAGAAGTAAAGGAATGGAATAAAACAGTAGAGAAGTTTAATGTGGAGATTATCAATGGTAAAATATGTTCTAAACAAACAGCCGACCGTGCCAAGGGACTATTGGCTAATGTAGTAGAACGTTCCTACGGTTCAGGGCATCGTCTCCATTCTCCCGATTTCTCAATGGCAGGTAAAACAGGTACAGCTCGTAAGAACTATGCTAGTGCCGATAAGAGTAAGCTTAGCTATATATCTTCATTTGCAGGCTTCTTTCCTGTCGATAACCCGAAATACTCTTGTATAGTGGTAATTCACGAACCCGATAAGAGTGTAGGTTTTTATGGTGCCGATGTATCAGGTCCTGTATTTAAGAGTATTGCTCATAAAATCTATACCAATTCGCTGTTGATGGATACGGTAGAAAATGTAGATAAAATATCAGCGAGTACCACAACAAACTACGAAGATTACTACGCCAAAGCTGCTAAGTACAAAACTATAATGCCCGACCTTAGCGGTATGAATGTAATGGACGCTGTTGCTCTCTTGGAGAATATGGGATTACGAGTGAAATTCTCAGGTGAAGGTAAAGTAAGTGCACAATCAATTGCCAAAGGCACTAAAGTACCCCGCAATATAGTAGTAGTGTTACAATGTGGTAAATTAGAGAATTAGCTGACGTGCTAATATACTAATTTTACACTCTGCATTCTATTGTACATTTGTACCCTACAAACTCCAACCAGTCCTACTGGTCTGTATTATCCGATTTAAACTAACAACTAAAAAATAATGCTTTTTGATGATTGGAAAGACAAAGACCCTTTAGAAGTTTCTCCTACTTTACTTTGGGACTACGACCTCTCTACCTTTGATTGGGAGAAAGGTAAAGTAATAGTCGTACAACGCATTGTAGAAAGGGGGTGGGACAACGATTTTTATGCCGCTATGCAATTGTATGGAGGCTTGGAAGCGTTTATAGAAATAGTAAAACAAGTGCCTTACCTAAACGAAAGAGATATGAATTTCGTTTCAAAGGCATTTCAAATAGATTTAAACGATTTACAATGTTACAAGAACAAACAGTACCGGGAGCAACTTTTGAACTCCTGAAAATCTTGATGAAAGATGAAAAGCTGAATAAATTCTATTTAGCTGGAGGTACTGCTATAGCCCTGTATTTAGGACATCGCACTAGTATTGATTTAGATTTGTTTTCGTTAGAAGATTTTGATAATACTGAATTAGAGTTCTATCTATCTCAGCAATATAACTTTCTTACTGACAATAAGGCTCGCAGTACTCTAAAAGGAAGTATAGAAGGAGTTAAAATAGACTTTATTACTTTTAATACTCCTTTGTGCGAACAGATACAAAACATAGGAGGTATAAGGCTATTCAGTTTGCAGGATATTATTGCAATGAAACTCTTAGCTATTGCCGATAATGGTACGCGGTTGAAAGATTTTATTGATATAGCCTATTTGTCGATGCAATTTTCTTTTGATGAGATGCTCTCATTTGTAGCTTATAAATTTCCTAATAAAAATCTACAAATATACCGAAAAGCTCTTTTGTTTCATAATGATATTTATTTTGATGTCCCTATTCAACTCACTGAAAAGAAATACCAATGGGGAAAGATAGCAAAACGCCTCGATGAAATGGTTACTTCTCCTAAGAAAGTTTTTGAACATTCGCCTTTGTAAAATGACACTGACAAATAGAAAAATTGGTTAATTACTAATTAACATTATGAACTTAAAAACATTACTTAAAAACATCACTATAAAAACTTCCCTTTATGTGGAAGATAAAGATATTACCTCCGTTTGCTTCGACTCTCGAAAGGCGGAAAAAGGAAGTATGTTTGTTGCCATCACGGGTACGCAATCTAACGGACACGAATACATAGACCAAGCTATACGCAGTGGCGCAACCGCTATTGTATGTGAGCAATTACCTCAACAACCTTTGCCTGGTGTAAGTTATATAGTAGTCCCCAATAGTCATAGTGCTTTAGCCTTGATTGCAGCTAACTTCTATGGCAATCCTTCTGAAAAACTTATCTTAGTAGGCGTAACAGGCACTAACGGAAAGACTACCATTGCAACGCTTCTCTACCAATTGTTTAGAAAAGCAGGACAAAAAGCGGGGTTGCTCTCCACAGTGGCGGTATACGTAGACGACCAGTGCTTTGAAGCAACTCACACTACCCCCGACCCTCTTCAACTGAATCATTATCTGCACTTAATGGTAGAACAAGGGGTGAAATATTGCTTTATGGAAGTGAGCTCTCACGGCATCGACCAGCATCGTACTGAAGGACTACAGTTCGCAGGAGGTATCTTCACTAACCTCACCCGCGACCACCTCGATTATCACAAGACCTTCGCTGCCTATCGCGATGTGAAAAAGCGCTTCTTTGATGCGTTACCCGCTACCGCTTTTGCCTTAGTAAACAACGATGATAAGAATGGGGCTTTTATGCTACAAAATACCAAAGCCCAAAAGAAAACATACGCACTCAAAACTCACGCAGATTATAAGGCATATATCATTGAGAGCAGATTTGACGGCTTGCTGTTGCGTATCAATCAGCACGAGGTATGGACAAAACTCATAGGTGAGTTTAATGCTTATAACCTTTTGGCGGTATATGCTACAGCTACTCTATTGAGTATTGACGAAATTGAGGCTCTTACTCTTATCAGCGCCATAGAACCTGTGGCAGGACGTTTTCAGTATGCAGTATCGGCTACGGGAGTGATTACCATAGTGGATTATGCTCATACCCCCGATGCCCTTGAAAACGTTCTGAAAACCATTAACGATATACGCACTCACAACGAGACCCTCACTACTGTAGTGGGCTGTGGAGGCAATCGCGACAAAGGTAAACGTCCTATAATGGCTGATATAGCTACAACCCTCAGCGATAATGTAATCCTCACTTCCGACAATCCTCGCAACGAAGAACCTGAGACAATTCTTTCCGAAATGCAACAAGGGGTACAGCCACAATACTTTCACAAAGTACAAACCATCACCGACCGTCGTCAGGCAATACAATCCGTTTGCAAGAATGCCAAAAAGGGAGACATCATTCTCATCGCCGGTAAGGGACACGAAACTTACCAAGAAATTAAAGGCGTTAGACACCATTTCGACGACTTTGAAATTGTACGGGAATACTTGGAGCTCTATAAGAAATAAGATTAGGTTTTAAGAGGGGAGTTTTTAAGTATTTACATCATTATAAAATTAAACTTTTCCAAGAACTTAAAGCTCTTGGAAAAGTTTATTATGCCACTACTTTGTTTTAAGATTTAAATTGTGTATATTTATTTTCCTTATACGACGTTCATTAAGATAAAAAAAGCTCCAACTTTGTTGGAGCTTTTTTCGTGACCTCGACAGGATTCAAACCTGTAACCTTCTGAGCCGTAATCAGATGCGCTAT is from Capnocytophaga ochracea DSM 7271 and encodes:
- a CDS encoding penicillin-binding protein, producing MMLLMIGVIAVKLIKIQIDGDEYRAKVDETTLREADIIPSQGNLYSDDGSLLATSVTRYDIRWDGIAPSRANFNRYVKPLSDSLSRMFGKPNSYYLNLFKKERSLKNRYMLVATNLGYSEYSRIKKFPLFNKGPYKGGIIVERNIKREYPLGGIAHRSIGYARTDETGYTTRVGLEGAYASYLLGTKGRRVEQKIAQGQWKLASGFNIIEPKDGYDVVSTININIQDIAHHALLTQLKKYKAQHGCVIVMEVNTGEIKAISNLELNTRNDTYSERYNFAIGEAHEPGSVFKLMTVVAAMEARNIDTTYVVDIKEGKQQYYDKTFQDSQHRFTGNISLNKAFSVSSNVGMTELVHSLFSKSPSDFTTKLIQMNLNQPLDLPILGEGIPYIPTPRDKIWSGVTLESMAIGYSVKLTPLQSLAFYNAIANGGVMVKPRMIKEVKEWNKTVEKFNVEIINGKICSKQTADRAKGLLANVVERSYGSGHRLHSPDFSMAGKTGTARKNYASADKSKLSYISSFAGFFPVDNPKYSCIVVIHEPDKSVGFYGADVSGPVFKSIAHKIYTNSLLMDTVENVDKISASTTTNYEDYYAKAAKYKTIMPDLSGMNVMDAVALLENMGLRVKFSGEGKVSAQSIAKGTKVPRNIVVVLQCGKLEN
- a CDS encoding nucleotidyl transferase AbiEii/AbiGii toxin family protein yields the protein MLQEQTVPGATFELLKILMKDEKLNKFYLAGGTAIALYLGHRTSIDLDLFSLEDFDNTELEFYLSQQYNFLTDNKARSTLKGSIEGVKIDFITFNTPLCEQIQNIGGIRLFSLQDIIAMKLLAIADNGTRLKDFIDIAYLSMQFSFDEMLSFVAYKFPNKNLQIYRKALLFHNDIYFDVPIQLTEKKYQWGKIAKRLDEMVTSPKKVFEHSPL
- a CDS encoding DUF6922 domain-containing protein encodes the protein MLFDDWKDKDPLEVSPTLLWDYDLSTFDWEKGKVIVVQRIVERGWDNDFYAAMQLYGGLEAFIEIVKQVPYLNERDMNFVSKAFQIDLNDLQCYKNKQYREQLLNS
- a CDS encoding UDP-N-acetylmuramoyl-L-alanyl-D-glutamate--2,6-diaminopimelate ligase — its product is MNLKTLLKNITIKTSLYVEDKDITSVCFDSRKAEKGSMFVAITGTQSNGHEYIDQAIRSGATAIVCEQLPQQPLPGVSYIVVPNSHSALALIAANFYGNPSEKLILVGVTGTNGKTTIATLLYQLFRKAGQKAGLLSTVAVYVDDQCFEATHTTPDPLQLNHYLHLMVEQGVKYCFMEVSSHGIDQHRTEGLQFAGGIFTNLTRDHLDYHKTFAAYRDVKKRFFDALPATAFALVNNDDKNGAFMLQNTKAQKKTYALKTHADYKAYIIESRFDGLLLRINQHEVWTKLIGEFNAYNLLAVYATATLLSIDEIEALTLISAIEPVAGRFQYAVSATGVITIVDYAHTPDALENVLKTINDIRTHNETLTTVVGCGGNRDKGKRPIMADIATTLSDNVILTSDNPRNEEPETILSEMQQGVQPQYFHKVQTITDRRQAIQSVCKNAKKGDIILIAGKGHETYQEIKGVRHHFDDFEIVREYLELYKK